A genomic segment from Sorangium aterium encodes:
- a CDS encoding GTP-binding protein translates to MQLDFAAREVTIKLVYYGPALSGKTTNLVSLHGLAGSDARGRLMTLETQDDRTLFFDLLPLTFRAKDGDVSLRIKLFTVPGQPMHAATRRLVLQGADGVALIADSQISETQRNAEAFFDLRQNLRENGLDLARMPLVIQFNKRDLPDIRSDEELARLAARGKEPVYKAVATRGVGTVETLMGLLHLTWETLDQTHQLSKRLSISGEELLNSAARQLGATSSVNDLLARRMGGSLEKSSRIVP, encoded by the coding sequence GTGCAGCTCGACTTCGCAGCCCGTGAAGTGACGATCAAGCTCGTCTATTACGGCCCGGCGCTCAGCGGCAAGACGACGAACCTCGTCTCGCTGCACGGCCTCGCCGGGTCCGACGCTCGCGGACGGTTGATGACGCTCGAGACGCAGGACGATCGGACGCTGTTCTTCGATCTCCTGCCGCTCACCTTCCGCGCGAAGGACGGCGACGTCTCGCTCCGCATCAAGCTGTTCACCGTGCCCGGCCAGCCGATGCACGCCGCCACGCGGAGGCTCGTGCTCCAGGGCGCGGACGGGGTCGCGCTGATCGCCGACTCGCAGATCTCCGAGACGCAGCGCAACGCCGAGGCGTTCTTCGACCTCCGCCAGAACCTGCGAGAGAACGGCCTCGATCTCGCGAGGATGCCGCTCGTCATCCAGTTCAACAAGCGCGACCTGCCCGACATCCGGAGCGACGAGGAGCTGGCGCGGCTCGCCGCGCGGGGCAAGGAGCCGGTGTACAAGGCCGTCGCGACCCGCGGCGTGGGCACGGTGGAGACGCTCATGGGTCTGCTCCACCTCACGTGGGAGACGCTCGATCAGACGCATCAGCTCTCGAAGCGGCTGTCGATCAGCGGCGAGGAGCTCCTGAACAGCGCGGCGCGCCAGCTCGGTGCGACGAGCTCGGTGAACGACCTCCTGGCAAGGCGAATGGGCGGCAGCCTCGAGAAGAGCTCCCGGATCGTTCCATGA